From the genome of Fimbriimonadaceae bacterium, one region includes:
- a CDS encoding response regulator, translating into MPMSMMRVLIADDDPIIRLDLKQMLENMNYEVVAEAGDGLQALSSAREFRPDVCILDVKMPVMDGIDAASEIASESLAPTILLTAYSDKELIDRAKDAGVFAYLVKPFKPSDLPPAIEVARSRYEQHLQLNKELSGVQERLEARKLLDRAKGIMMKQHSIDEAEAYRRIQLQSMNNRKSMREVAEAIILAEAT; encoded by the coding sequence ATGCCAATGTCTATGATGCGAGTTCTTATAGCTGACGACGATCCGATTATTCGGCTTGACCTCAAGCAGATGCTTGAGAACATGAACTATGAGGTTGTTGCCGAGGCAGGCGACGGCCTACAAGCCCTGAGCAGCGCACGGGAGTTTCGACCTGACGTCTGCATCCTTGATGTGAAGATGCCGGTTATGGATGGGATCGACGCGGCTTCCGAAATCGCCAGCGAATCTCTCGCTCCCACGATCCTTTTGACCGCATATAGCGATAAAGAGTTGATTGACCGCGCCAAGGACGCTGGAGTGTTTGCCTATCTGGTGAAGCCGTTCAAGCCCAGTGATCTACCGCCTGCCATTGAGGTTGCACGGTCGCGCTATGAACAGCATCTTCAGCTTAACAAGGAACTTTCGGGAGTGCAGGAACGGCTTGAAGCGAGAAAGCTCCTTGATCGGGCCAAGGGCATCATGATGAAGCAACATAGCATCGACGAGGCCGAGGCCTATCGTCGGATTCAGTTGCAGTCGATGAACAACCGGAAGAGTATGC
- the fahA gene encoding fumarylacetoacetase yields the protein MRFFVPPDARSWIAYPDDTDFPIQNLPFGAFLLPDADDDMQYVGVAIGDYVVNLAPLEAEGVIDPCGATEGVGLWVLLSEGRDAMAAIREQVFDLLREKNSALRDNQALRAAAILRRDDVYMTLPAPVGNFVDFYSGIHHASNVGKMFRPDQPPLLPNYRHVPVAYNGRASSVIVSEEPIRRPNGQTKGPNDEMPSFGPTRELDFELEMGFFVAEGNELGDPVRVDDAEEMLAGVVLVNDWSARDVQRWEYQPLGPFLAKSFGTSVSPWLVSLDALEPFRIQGQPQDPEVLPYLQPSGPCHFDIQLEVLLQTEKMTKPQVICRSNSKNLYWSFAQQLAHMTSNGANLLPGDLAATGTISGTSEDSYGSLLELTWRGQNPITLSETGETRTFLADGDVVIMRAFATDGKLRIGFGEVRSQVLPALNYP from the coding sequence ATGAGATTTTTTGTGCCTCCCGATGCTCGAAGCTGGATTGCTTATCCCGACGACACCGATTTCCCCATTCAAAACCTTCCGTTTGGTGCGTTCTTGCTCCCCGACGCCGACGACGACATGCAATATGTCGGCGTGGCGATCGGCGACTATGTCGTCAATCTCGCCCCGCTCGAAGCTGAAGGGGTCATCGACCCATGTGGCGCCACCGAGGGTGTCGGCCTTTGGGTGCTCCTATCGGAGGGCCGCGACGCGATGGCGGCGATCCGTGAGCAGGTCTTCGATCTTTTGCGTGAGAAGAACTCGGCGTTGAGGGACAACCAAGCTCTGCGAGCCGCAGCGATCTTACGACGGGACGACGTCTACATGACGCTTCCAGCACCCGTGGGCAACTTCGTCGATTTCTATTCCGGCATTCACCATGCGAGCAACGTGGGCAAAATGTTCCGCCCCGACCAGCCGCCCCTCCTCCCGAACTACCGCCACGTCCCCGTCGCCTACAACGGGCGCGCCTCAAGCGTGATCGTGTCGGAAGAGCCGATCCGGCGTCCGAACGGGCAAACAAAGGGTCCGAACGACGAGATGCCGAGCTTTGGTCCAACGCGAGAGCTTGATTTTGAGTTGGAGATGGGTTTCTTTGTTGCCGAAGGCAATGAACTGGGTGATCCCGTCCGGGTAGACGATGCGGAGGAGATGCTTGCTGGAGTTGTTCTCGTCAACGACTGGTCGGCTCGTGACGTTCAGAGATGGGAGTATCAGCCACTCGGCCCCTTTCTCGCTAAGAGTTTCGGCACCAGCGTGAGCCCGTGGCTCGTTTCGCTGGATGCACTGGAGCCCTTCCGCATCCAAGGCCAACCCCAAGATCCCGAAGTGTTGCCGTACCTTCAGCCAAGCGGACCCTGCCATTTCGACATCCAGCTTGAGGTCTTGCTGCAAACCGAAAAAATGACCAAGCCCCAAGTGATCTGCAGGAGCAACTCGAAAAACCTTTACTGGAGCTTTGCTCAGCAGCTTGCACACATGACATCGAACGGCGCAAACCTCCTCCCCGGAGACTTAGCGGCGACGGGAACGATCAGCGGCACCTCCGAAGATTCCTACGGATCACTTTTGGAGTTGACTTGGAGAGGGCAAAACCCGATCACTCTTTCCGAGACGGGCGAGACGCGGACCTTCCTTGCCGATGGTGATGTGGTCATCATGCGCGCATTCGCCACCGACGGAAAACTGCGAATCGGCTTCGGCGAGGTTCGATCTCAGGTTTTGCCAGCCCTCAACTATCCATAA
- the nuoG gene encoding NADH-quinone oxidoreductase subunit NuoG yields the protein MAAVASTDTVTILVNDVELQVPKGEIIVESVKRLGLEIPIFCYHSRMKPVGMCRMCLVEVGFKQPDGSVRKMPKPQAACTLPASDGMAIYTDTEMVHRDRKSVLELLLINHPLDCPICDRGGECPLQNNTLIYGPSTSRYIEIKRHLPKAYPLSSYVTLDLERCIQCGRCVRFTEEISGDSQLAFRFRGASMQPSTFELRNFESKFSGNVIEICPVGALTNAEYRFRARPWDLETRPAICTLCSNGCNVWFDYRAGKMVRMNGRTNEAVNEEWTCDKGKFGHEFYNDEKRLKNVLVRRGEKLIESEWATAYADLIPRFEKAGKKAAVLMGGSLSNEAYYMVQKLVRNGFKCNNLDHRWTKHLMGANDRLETKMNFKSVQTQIASFENKSAVLIFGTSLADEQPILFLRVRKAWFQNGAKVVVAHDSPTDADSFAHLILRYKPGTEEALANAILAATVESGKASVPDAVKKQLVDFSPEKAEKITGVPAAQIREAASLMGPGAAIITTHSLLNVDKAQDTLEAVAAVGMTTGAEFNCYALNANDIGADAVGILPDGKAAGKDEGLNTHDILQDCANGKIESLWLMGCDPFTLHPDRHLVERALESVEFLVVQDIAETEALSYASVVLPMCAPAEDDGTYTNMEGRVQRLKPVLDAKGNAKSAWRIAQEVILRITPGAPIFNPKDVMAEMAGKLPAFANATYDRLEGEGVVLSEA from the coding sequence ATGGCAGCGGTTGCATCTACCGATACAGTAACGATTCTTGTCAACGACGTCGAACTCCAGGTCCCCAAAGGCGAGATCATTGTGGAGTCCGTAAAACGGCTCGGGCTAGAGATTCCGATCTTTTGCTACCACTCGCGTATGAAGCCTGTCGGCATGTGTCGAATGTGCTTGGTCGAAGTCGGCTTTAAGCAGCCCGACGGCTCCGTTCGCAAAATGCCCAAGCCCCAAGCCGCTTGTACGCTCCCAGCAAGCGATGGCATGGCGATCTATACGGACACCGAAATGGTGCACCGAGATCGCAAGAGCGTCCTTGAGCTTCTGCTCATCAATCACCCGCTCGACTGCCCGATCTGCGACCGTGGTGGAGAATGCCCCCTCCAAAACAACACACTGATTTATGGCCCATCCACGAGCCGGTACATCGAAATCAAGCGCCACCTGCCGAAGGCCTATCCGCTGAGCAGTTACGTCACGCTCGACCTTGAGCGATGTATCCAGTGTGGTCGCTGTGTACGCTTTACAGAGGAGATTTCTGGCGACAGCCAGCTCGCGTTCCGGTTCCGTGGCGCGTCGATGCAGCCAAGCACCTTTGAACTGCGCAACTTTGAATCCAAATTCAGCGGCAACGTCATCGAAATCTGCCCAGTTGGAGCATTGACAAACGCCGAATACCGCTTCCGTGCTCGTCCGTGGGACCTCGAAACTCGGCCCGCGATCTGCACGCTCTGCTCAAACGGATGCAACGTCTGGTTCGACTATCGAGCCGGAAAGATGGTCCGCATGAATGGTCGGACCAACGAAGCTGTCAACGAAGAGTGGACCTGCGATAAAGGCAAGTTCGGTCACGAGTTCTACAACGACGAGAAGCGACTGAAAAACGTCCTCGTGCGAAGAGGCGAAAAGCTGATCGAGAGCGAATGGGCGACCGCCTATGCCGACCTGATCCCCCGTTTCGAGAAAGCGGGCAAGAAAGCCGCGGTTTTGATGGGTGGAAGCCTCTCAAACGAAGCCTATTACATGGTGCAAAAGCTGGTTCGAAACGGGTTCAAGTGCAACAACCTCGACCACCGATGGACTAAGCATCTGATGGGAGCAAACGACCGACTTGAGACCAAGATGAACTTCAAGTCCGTTCAAACTCAGATTGCGTCTTTCGAGAACAAATCGGCAGTTCTGATCTTTGGGACCTCACTCGCCGACGAGCAGCCGATCCTTTTCCTGCGCGTCCGGAAGGCTTGGTTCCAAAACGGTGCAAAAGTCGTTGTCGCGCACGATTCGCCCACCGATGCCGATAGTTTTGCCCATCTCATCCTTCGCTACAAGCCCGGCACAGAAGAAGCTCTCGCAAACGCAATTCTTGCCGCAACGGTAGAGAGCGGCAAGGCGAGTGTGCCCGACGCCGTCAAGAAGCAGTTGGTTGATTTCTCCCCTGAGAAAGCCGAGAAGATCACAGGCGTCCCTGCCGCACAGATCCGTGAAGCAGCCTCCCTGATGGGACCGGGGGCCGCCATCATCACAACCCACAGCCTCCTGAACGTGGACAAAGCCCAAGACACACTCGAAGCCGTTGCCGCGGTCGGCATGACCACAGGCGCCGAATTCAACTGTTACGCGCTGAACGCCAACGACATAGGAGCCGACGCAGTGGGCATCCTGCCCGACGGGAAAGCTGCCGGTAAGGATGAGGGCCTGAACACACACGACATCCTCCAAGACTGCGCAAACGGCAAGATCGAGTCGCTTTGGCTGATGGGGTGTGATCCGTTCACCCTGCACCCCGACCGCCACCTCGTCGAGCGCGCGCTTGAAAGCGTGGAGTTCTTGGTTGTGCAAGACATCGCCGAGACCGAAGCGCTTAGCTATGCAAGCGTGGTCTTACCGATGTGCGCCCCCGCCGAAGACGACGGAACCTATACAAACATGGAGGGTCGCGTACAGCGTCTGAAGCCGGTGTTGGATGCGAAAGGAAATGCCAAGTCTGCATGGCGAATCGCTCAAGAAGTGATTTTGAGGATAACTCCAGGCGCTCCCATCTTCAATCCCAAAGATGTTATGGCGGAGATGGCTGGAAAACTGCCCGCATTTGCAAACGCAACGTATGATCGGCTTGAAGGCGAAGGCGTCGTACTGAGCGAGGCATGA
- a CDS encoding mannose-1-phosphate guanylyltransferase, protein MTKRLAIIMAGGSGERFWPVSRTSRPKQLLRLADPHRTLLEQARDRIEPLVNQRRIFMAVGKDVEFAVIDADLVPPMNVLVEPAKRNTLGCLCWAAANLMARELENPTIAVLTADHLIADEDEFRTCVERAFVTSEETGGLVTIGIKPTRPETGYGYIETSAGGGQSTSAFGVASFHEKPTIEVAERFVGSGNHYWNSGMFFWTLDAFMKALSLAQPEIERLTAQIANSIQRGDKETAILKFEEVPNISIDYALMEKATEVYMVPGDFGWDDIGAWDSLSRTFTRDDSGNVTVGEAQLIDTEGSIVYNAAEGMTVGVLGMKDVIVVTTGDAVLVLPKDQAQRVKEIVAQLKESGSDKV, encoded by the coding sequence GTGACCAAACGGCTTGCCATCATTATGGCTGGCGGTTCAGGCGAGCGCTTCTGGCCCGTCTCCCGCACCTCAAGACCCAAACAGCTTCTACGCCTTGCCGACCCGCACCGTACTTTGTTGGAGCAAGCAAGAGATCGGATTGAGCCGCTTGTTAATCAGCGCCGAATCTTCATGGCGGTCGGGAAGGACGTTGAGTTTGCGGTCATCGATGCCGATCTGGTGCCACCGATGAATGTCCTGGTGGAGCCTGCTAAGCGCAATACCCTAGGGTGTCTTTGTTGGGCAGCGGCAAATCTCATGGCTCGCGAACTGGAGAACCCAACTATAGCGGTGCTTACGGCGGATCATTTGATTGCCGATGAAGACGAATTCCGTACCTGCGTCGAGCGAGCTTTTGTTACCTCAGAAGAGACTGGCGGCTTGGTGACCATCGGGATCAAGCCAACAAGGCCGGAGACGGGATACGGTTACATCGAAACATCTGCTGGTGGCGGGCAGAGTACATCTGCTTTTGGCGTCGCCTCCTTCCATGAAAAGCCGACTATAGAGGTCGCAGAAAGGTTTGTTGGATCAGGAAACCATTACTGGAACAGTGGGATGTTCTTCTGGACGCTGGATGCGTTCATGAAAGCGCTTTCTCTAGCCCAACCCGAGATCGAGCGACTTACTGCTCAGATTGCAAACTCCATTCAGAGGGGCGACAAGGAGACCGCTATCCTTAAGTTTGAGGAGGTGCCCAATATCTCCATTGACTATGCGCTGATGGAGAAAGCCACCGAGGTTTACATGGTGCCAGGCGATTTTGGATGGGATGATATCGGCGCATGGGACTCCCTTTCGCGAACCTTTACGCGCGACGATTCTGGGAATGTAACGGTCGGGGAAGCCCAACTCATCGATACCGAAGGGAGCATCGTTTACAACGCGGCCGAAGGCATGACAGTAGGCGTTCTGGGAATGAAGGATGTGATTGTGGTTACGACTGGGGACGCAGTTCTTGTGCTGCCGAAAGACCAAGCTCAGCGCGTAAAAGAGATCGTTGCGCAACTGAAGGAGTCGGGAAGCGACAAAGTTTAA
- a CDS encoding endonuclease III yields MPSSYWSPETVQIVIASLEAQYGPPPPIPNTDPLEELVACILSQHTSDANSIPAYERLRAEFPHWQALVEAGEEGVANVIRSAGLANQKSRTIIRCLKEIQDRVGDYSLELLRDMSPIVARNWLTSLPGVGPKTASIVLCFSLGMGVVPVDTHIFRVSWRLGLVEPKPGEGKAHDALMPLVPSELAYRFHMAFIQHGRAVCKAPVPLCAQCVLKDRCGWFSIGGPELRMREMQQKRGRRANDSPSQGSKKRSR; encoded by the coding sequence ATGCCATCGTCCTACTGGAGCCCCGAAACCGTACAGATAGTTATCGCTTCTCTGGAAGCGCAGTACGGTCCACCCCCTCCCATCCCAAACACTGATCCCCTAGAGGAGCTTGTCGCCTGCATCTTGAGCCAACACACAAGCGATGCAAACTCCATCCCCGCCTACGAGCGGTTGCGAGCTGAGTTTCCTCACTGGCAAGCCCTCGTCGAAGCTGGGGAAGAAGGTGTAGCGAACGTTATACGCAGCGCCGGACTCGCCAATCAGAAATCACGAACGATTATTCGATGTTTAAAGGAGATTCAAGATCGCGTCGGTGATTACTCGCTTGAACTCTTGAGGGATATGTCGCCGATCGTGGCCCGAAACTGGCTCACAAGTTTGCCAGGAGTCGGCCCCAAAACGGCTTCGATCGTCCTTTGCTTTAGCCTCGGAATGGGAGTTGTTCCGGTTGATACTCATATCTTTCGTGTGAGCTGGAGGCTTGGTCTTGTTGAGCCAAAGCCAGGTGAGGGAAAAGCCCACGATGCGCTCATGCCACTTGTACCATCAGAGCTTGCTTATCGCTTTCACATGGCGTTCATTCAGCATGGAAGAGCCGTCTGCAAAGCGCCTGTGCCCTTATGCGCCCAGTGCGTCCTCAAGGACCGTTGCGGGTGGTTCTCGATTGGTGGCCCCGAACTCCGAATGAGAGAGATGCAGCAAAAGAGGGGCCGCCGCGCCAACGATTCTCCTTCACAGGGATCAAAAAAGCGGTCGCGATGA